Proteins from a genomic interval of Caulobacter sp. NIBR1757:
- the moaA gene encoding GTP 3',8-cyclase MoaA, producing MTPYDAPSAQATASEQPLLDAFARRVSYLRVSVTDRCDLRCVYCMAERMVFLPKAEVLTLEELDRVASVFIGLGVKKLRLTGGEPLVRKGFMGLVRGLSRHLQTGDLRELTLTTNGTRLAQHAAELADLGVQRINVSLDTLKPDLFRQLTRGGDLAQVLAGLAVARAAGISLKINTVALARDNAAEIPALIQWAHGEGMDLTLIETMPMGEIEADRTDQYLSLKTVRDDLASYWTLEELPFSTGGPARYVRIKETGGRLGLITPLSHNFCEACNRVRLTCTGTLHTCLGQDDATDLRAVMRGGGSDADLAVSIRAAILGKPKGHDFQIGGAPSVARHMSTTGG from the coding sequence ATGACACCCTACGACGCCCCTTCCGCGCAAGCGACCGCGAGCGAGCAGCCCCTGCTCGACGCCTTCGCGCGCCGGGTCTCCTACCTGCGGGTGTCGGTGACCGACCGTTGCGACCTGCGCTGCGTCTACTGCATGGCCGAGCGGATGGTCTTCCTGCCCAAGGCGGAAGTCCTGACCCTCGAGGAGCTCGACCGCGTCGCCTCGGTCTTCATCGGCCTGGGGGTGAAGAAGCTGCGCCTGACCGGCGGCGAGCCCCTGGTCCGCAAGGGATTCATGGGCCTGGTCCGAGGCCTGTCGCGCCATCTTCAGACCGGCGACCTGCGGGAACTCACCCTGACCACCAACGGCACCCGTCTGGCCCAGCACGCCGCCGAACTGGCCGATCTCGGCGTCCAGCGCATCAACGTCTCGCTCGACACCCTCAAGCCCGACCTCTTCCGCCAGCTCACCCGCGGCGGCGATCTGGCCCAGGTCCTGGCCGGCCTCGCGGTCGCCCGCGCCGCCGGCATCAGCCTGAAGATCAACACCGTCGCCCTGGCCCGCGACAACGCGGCTGAAATCCCCGCCCTCATCCAGTGGGCCCACGGCGAAGGCATGGACCTGACCCTGATCGAGACCATGCCGATGGGCGAGATCGAGGCCGACCGCACCGACCAGTACCTGTCCCTCAAGACCGTCCGGGACGACCTGGCCAGCTACTGGACCCTGGAAGAGTTGCCGTTCTCGACCGGCGGCCCGGCCCGTTACGTGCGGATCAAGGAGACCGGCGGGCGCCTCGGCCTCATCACCCCGCTCAGCCACAATTTCTGCGAGGCCTGCAACCGCGTCCGTCTGACCTGCACCGGCACCCTGCACACCTGCCTGGGCCAGGACGACGCCACCGACCTGCGGGCCGTGATGCGGGGCGGCGGTTCCGACGCCGATCTCGCCGTCTCCATCCGCGCCGCAATATTGGGCAAGCCCAAAGGCCACGACTTCCAGATCGGCGGGGCGCCGTCGGTCGCCCGCCACATGTCGACGACGGGCGGCTGA
- a CDS encoding Lrp/AsnC family transcriptional regulator: MEFYSRRDPTDPANRLGFYLSASRAFLGHLHVAQQALDLDAINVIIGYAILQAGIDHLDAPGGQGGRYASLATPPPDELRRPIRISALARSLNLSRETVRRRVDTLVDRGIASRVERGLRVTTAFLSTDTYQSIVFSQMEPILGFLLQVGYPGNPEMGDARAWLDHRAVEDRARQFSRLMLRLQLRHYETLSRLGGDLHAGLLISLVLSNAGVASSAQDETPAPTATPRLRLAEALTLNRETTRRCLARLTEAGQLVRTPAGYLPGPALLSGDRLEAALSDTGKNIRQMVRLLATHGFIHESDPAAGVVRRASV, encoded by the coding sequence TTGGAGTTCTATTCGCGGCGCGATCCGACCGATCCGGCCAACCGCCTGGGATTCTACCTGTCGGCGAGCCGGGCGTTTCTAGGCCATCTTCATGTCGCGCAGCAGGCTCTGGACCTCGATGCGATCAATGTGATCATCGGTTACGCCATCCTGCAGGCGGGCATCGATCATCTCGACGCGCCGGGCGGACAGGGCGGTCGCTACGCTAGCCTCGCGACACCGCCGCCGGACGAACTGCGGCGGCCGATCAGGATTTCGGCGCTCGCCCGATCACTCAACCTGTCCCGTGAGACCGTGCGTCGACGGGTGGACACCCTGGTCGACCGGGGAATCGCCAGCCGGGTGGAGCGGGGACTGCGCGTCACCACCGCCTTCCTGAGCACGGACACCTACCAGAGCATCGTCTTCTCGCAGATGGAGCCGATCCTCGGATTCCTGCTGCAGGTCGGATATCCGGGCAATCCCGAAATGGGCGACGCCAGGGCCTGGCTGGATCATCGGGCGGTCGAGGACCGGGCCCGGCAGTTCAGCCGCCTCATGCTGCGCCTCCAGCTTCGCCACTACGAGACCCTGTCCCGGCTGGGCGGGGACCTGCATGCGGGCCTGCTGATCAGCCTGGTGCTGTCCAACGCCGGCGTCGCCAGTTCGGCCCAGGACGAAACGCCCGCACCGACCGCCACCCCCCGGCTGCGACTGGCCGAGGCCCTGACCTTGAACCGGGAAACGACGCGCCGATGCCTCGCCCGTCTCACCGAGGCCGGGCAACTCGTCCGCACCCCGGCGGGCTACCTTCCAGGTCCGGCCCTGCTGTCGGGCGACCGGCTGGAAGCGGCGCTGTCGGACACCGGCAAGAATATTCGCCAGATGGTCAGGCTTCTTGCCACTCACGGATTCATTCATGAGTCTGACCCTGCGGCGGGCGTCGTCCGCCGCGCCTCAGTATAG
- a CDS encoding SDR family oxidoreductase codes for MARRLALITGASAGIGAAFARIYAAHGYDVALTARRADKLTALAEDISLRSGVETLTIVADLTEPGAADAILAQLAAHGRDVDALVNNAGYGLPGVYADSKWEAQKDFIQVMVTAPSELAHKVVPGMIDRKFGRIVNVASLAGLMPGAAGHTLYAASKSYLVRFSQSLHLETENTGVHVTALCPGFTYSEFHDVNGTRDLVSSSTPDWLWLGADEVAANGYEAAEANRPVCVPGAPNKTIAALVKLIPDEWMLALLASQGGRFRNTRA; via the coding sequence ATGGCCCGCCGCCTCGCCCTGATCACCGGCGCCTCCGCCGGCATCGGCGCCGCCTTCGCCCGCATCTATGCCGCCCACGGCTATGACGTGGCCCTGACTGCGCGCCGGGCCGACAAGCTGACCGCCCTGGCCGAGGACATTTCCCTGCGCTCGGGCGTCGAGACCCTGACCATCGTCGCCGACCTGACCGAGCCGGGCGCCGCCGACGCCATCCTCGCCCAGCTGGCCGCCCACGGCCGCGACGTCGACGCCCTGGTCAACAACGCCGGCTACGGCCTGCCGGGCGTCTATGCCGACAGCAAATGGGAAGCCCAGAAGGACTTCATCCAGGTGATGGTCACCGCCCCGTCGGAACTGGCCCACAAGGTCGTGCCGGGGATGATCGACCGCAAGTTCGGGCGCATCGTCAACGTCGCCTCCCTGGCCGGGCTGATGCCGGGCGCGGCGGGCCATACCCTGTATGCCGCCTCGAAGAGCTACCTGGTCCGCTTCAGCCAGAGCCTGCACCTGGAGACCGAGAACACCGGCGTCCATGTCACGGCCCTGTGCCCCGGCTTCACCTACAGCGAATTCCACGACGTCAACGGCACCCGCGACCTGGTCTCGAGTTCTACCCCAGACTGGCTGTGGCTGGGGGCCGACGAGGTGGCCGCCAACGGTTACGAGGCGGCCGAGGCCAACAGGCCGGTCTGCGTGCCGGGCGCCCCGAACAAGACCATCGCCGCCCTGGTCAAGCTGATCCCCGACGAATGGATGCTGGCCCTGCTGGCCAGCCAGGGCGGGCGGTTCAGGAATACCCGGGCATGA
- the moaC gene encoding cyclic pyranopterin monophosphate synthase MoaC has protein sequence MSGLSHLDDQGRARMVDVSDKASTLREAVAMGLVRTTPQVRDLAVTGKAAKGDVITTAELAGVMAAKRTSDLIPLCHPLALSKVGVVVTPCDEGFEVTATVRTTGPTGVEMEALTAVSVACLTLYDMLKAADKAMVIDQVRLISKTGGKSGDWSRATI, from the coding sequence ATGAGCGGTCTCAGCCATCTGGACGACCAGGGCCGGGCCCGCATGGTCGATGTCTCCGACAAGGCCTCCACCCTGCGCGAGGCCGTGGCCATGGGCCTGGTCCGCACCACGCCGCAGGTTCGCGACCTGGCGGTGACCGGCAAGGCGGCCAAGGGCGATGTCATCACCACCGCCGAACTGGCCGGCGTCATGGCCGCCAAGCGCACCAGCGACCTCATCCCGCTGTGCCATCCCCTTGCGCTCAGCAAGGTCGGGGTCGTGGTCACGCCCTGCGACGAAGGCTTCGAGGTCACCGCCACCGTCCGCACCACGGGGCCGACCGGCGTCGAGATGGAAGCCCTCACCGCCGTCTCCGTCGCCTGCCTGACCCTCTACGACATGCTCAAGGCCGCCGACAAAGCCATGGTCATCGACCAGGTGCGGCTGATCTCGAAAACCGGCGGCAAGTCGGGCGATTGGTCGCGCGCGACGATTTGA
- a CDS encoding KTSC domain-containing protein: MPEQSTAIDRIRYKETHGKLFVKFRSGGEYVYVGVPGEVHRSFVEAESQGQFFQAEIRDRYPYNRLDDAP; this comes from the coding sequence ATGCCGGAGCAGTCCACCGCCATCGATCGCATTCGCTACAAGGAAACCCACGGCAAGCTGTTCGTGAAGTTCCGCAGCGGTGGCGAATACGTCTACGTCGGCGTCCCGGGCGAGGTGCACCGCAGCTTCGTCGAGGCGGAGTCGCAGGGCCAGTTCTTCCAGGCCGAAATCCGCGACCGCTATCCCTACAACCGGCTGGACGACGCGCCCTAG
- a CDS encoding Rrf2 family transcriptional regulator, whose translation MSDSQKFPVAAHALAYLAHKSADAPARAVSSAELAASMPTNPVVVRRVTAMLAKAGLIATRMGAGGGAWLTRDPKTITLDQVLRAVDGCTHLGVAPAGVKGCPVGERIPDAVSAAIRAADTAASERLSKITVLDLLAEPAKNASAA comes from the coding sequence ATGTCCGACAGCCAGAAATTCCCCGTTGCGGCCCACGCCCTCGCCTACCTCGCCCACAAGAGCGCGGACGCCCCGGCGCGCGCGGTCTCGTCAGCGGAGCTGGCCGCCTCCATGCCGACCAACCCGGTGGTCGTCCGGCGGGTCACCGCCATGCTGGCCAAGGCCGGTCTGATCGCCACCCGGATGGGGGCCGGCGGCGGGGCCTGGCTGACCCGTGATCCGAAGACCATCACCCTGGACCAGGTGCTGCGGGCCGTCGATGGCTGCACCCACCTGGGCGTTGCGCCCGCCGGGGTGAAGGGCTGTCCCGTAGGCGAGCGGATTCCCGACGCGGTCAGCGCGGCCATCCGGGCCGCGGACACCGCCGCGTCCGAACGGCTGTCGAAGATCACGGTGCTCGATCTGCTGGCCGAACCGGCGAAGAACGCCAGCGCGGCTTGA
- a CDS encoding nucleotidyltransferase family protein gives MATGGEWQALVLAAGLSTRFGGPKLLALWNGGVLIDGALRAAFAAPVRTVTVVTGGHAAGVTAAAQAFAERIGQSGRLALVHAADHGEGLSASLRAGIASLPEDTAGAFIFLADMPAIPPFVANALIDAMTPDHDAAAPTFEGRRGHPVLLGRALFEPIRHLTGDHGAGHLLRGLGERLALVPTCEVGILKDVDHPADL, from the coding sequence ATGGCGACAGGGGGAGAGTGGCAGGCGCTGGTTCTGGCGGCGGGACTCAGCACCCGCTTCGGTGGACCAAAGCTGCTGGCGCTCTGGAACGGCGGGGTGCTGATCGACGGCGCCCTGAGGGCGGCCTTCGCGGCGCCGGTGCGCACGGTCACGGTGGTCACCGGCGGCCACGCGGCCGGGGTGACGGCGGCGGCGCAGGCGTTCGCCGAGCGGATCGGCCAGTCCGGACGGCTGGCCCTGGTCCACGCCGCCGACCATGGCGAGGGCCTGTCGGCCTCGCTGCGGGCCGGAATCGCCAGCCTGCCGGAGGATACGGCCGGCGCCTTCATCTTCCTGGCCGACATGCCGGCTATCCCGCCCTTCGTCGCCAATGCGTTGATCGACGCGATGACGCCGGACCATGACGCCGCCGCCCCCACCTTCGAGGGCCGGCGCGGGCATCCCGTGCTGCTCGGCCGGGCCCTGTTCGAACCGATCCGCCACCTGACCGGCGACCACGGGGCCGGGCATCTGCTGCGCGGCCTCGGCGAGCGGCTGGCGCTGGTTCCGACCTGTGAGGTCGGCATCCTCAAGGACGTAGACCATCCGGCGGACCTTTGA
- the pyrF gene encoding orotidine-5'-phosphate decarboxylase, whose translation MTADPRLIVALDLPTRAEAEDLVETLGDSVSFYKVGLQLLATGGMEMARDLKARGRSVFLDWKLHDIGATVEKATAAIVAGGACDLLTVHAEPQVMAAAVRGRGGERSAKILGVTVLTSLNGQDLAEMGYGMGVEALIERRVRQAVDAGIDGVVASPHEAHIARRIGGPDFLVVTPGVRPAGAAMNDQARAATPADALAGGASHLVVGRPITAAPDPRAAARAISAEMDDGRRAAF comes from the coding sequence ATGACTGCCGACCCCCGCTTGATCGTCGCCCTCGACCTGCCGACCCGCGCGGAGGCGGAGGATCTGGTTGAGACGCTGGGCGACAGCGTGTCTTTCTACAAGGTCGGCCTGCAGCTGCTCGCCACCGGCGGCATGGAGATGGCGCGCGATCTCAAGGCACGGGGCCGCTCGGTCTTCCTCGACTGGAAACTGCACGACATCGGAGCGACGGTGGAGAAGGCGACGGCCGCCATCGTCGCCGGGGGAGCCTGTGACCTGCTGACCGTACATGCCGAACCGCAGGTGATGGCGGCGGCGGTGCGGGGCCGGGGCGGCGAGCGGTCGGCGAAGATTCTCGGGGTGACGGTTCTAACGAGCCTGAATGGCCAGGATCTGGCCGAGATGGGCTACGGCATGGGCGTCGAGGCGCTGATCGAGCGGCGGGTGCGCCAGGCCGTCGACGCCGGCATCGACGGCGTGGTCGCCAGCCCCCACGAGGCGCATATCGCCCGGCGGATCGGCGGCCCGGACTTCCTGGTGGTGACGCCCGGCGTGCGCCCGGCCGGGGCGGCGATGAACGACCAGGCCCGGGCGGCGACCCCGGCCGACGCCCTGGCCGGCGGCGCCAGCCACCTGGTGGTGGGACGGCCGATCACGGCGGCGCCCGATCCGCGAGCGGCGGCCCGGGCGATCAGCGCCGAGATGGACGACGGACGCCGGGCGGCCTTCTGA
- a CDS encoding low molecular weight protein tyrosine phosphatase family protein — MKTVLFICSQNRLRSPTAEQVFADWPGIETASAGTNNDAETPLDAELVAWADLIFVMERPHRNRLQKSFRRALRGRVICLDIPDDYGFMDEALVALLKARVIPHLPRG; from the coding sequence ATGAAGACGGTGCTGTTCATCTGCAGCCAGAACCGCCTGCGCAGCCCGACGGCCGAGCAGGTGTTCGCCGACTGGCCGGGAATCGAGACGGCCTCGGCCGGCACCAACAATGACGCCGAGACGCCGCTGGACGCCGAACTGGTCGCCTGGGCCGACCTGATCTTCGTCATGGAGCGGCCGCACCGGAACAGGCTGCAGAAGTCATTCCGCAGGGCGCTGCGGGGGCGGGTGATCTGTCTCGATATCCCCGACGACTACGGGTTCATGGATGAGGCGCTGGTAGCGTTGTTGAAGGCCAGGGTCATCCCGCATTTGCCGAGGGGTTAA
- a CDS encoding MAPEG family protein produces the protein MRDQHALVAIVTCLSLLVVIWMMMRVGGARGRTGIAAPAMTGHPDLERHVRVHLNTLESLPIYLASLWLFTLIYPTVPFNDLIAAGLGLVWIVGRLLYALGYVKDPGARSLGFLIQGLAIIVLLLGALGKAIFVLVQVGA, from the coding sequence ATGAGAGACCAACATGCGCTGGTGGCGATCGTCACCTGTCTGTCGCTGCTCGTCGTCATCTGGATGATGATGCGGGTGGGCGGAGCCCGCGGCCGCACCGGCATCGCCGCGCCGGCCATGACCGGCCATCCGGACCTCGAGCGCCATGTCCGGGTGCATCTGAACACGCTTGAGAGCCTGCCGATCTACCTGGCCAGCCTGTGGCTGTTCACCCTCATCTACCCGACCGTCCCGTTCAACGACCTGATCGCCGCCGGCCTCGGCCTGGTGTGGATCGTCGGCCGGCTGTTGTACGCCCTGGGCTATGTGAAAGACCCCGGCGCCCGGTCGCTGGGCTTCCTGATCCAGGGACTGGCCATCATCGTCCTGCTGCTGGGCGCCCTGGGCAAGGCGATCTTCGTGCTGGTCCAGGTTGGCGCTTGA
- a CDS encoding DUF1287 domain-containing protein produces MFDRRALLAASPALFLPAVALAAPTDWGEKLVAAARGQIGRTVVYDPTYVRLAYPGGDVPIERGVCSDVVIRAYRTAFGLDLQEKVHRDMAANFGAYPHTWGLRGPDSNIDHRRVPNLEVFLRRKGAQLPPGTPWKAGDLITQRLLPGRYSHILIATGRRNLLGQEIIVQNNGAGARLETPQAAAELFGHYRLDPRKA; encoded by the coding sequence ATGTTCGACCGACGCGCCCTCCTTGCAGCCTCTCCCGCCCTGTTCCTGCCCGCCGTGGCGCTCGCGGCGCCGACGGACTGGGGGGAGAAACTGGTGGCGGCGGCCAGGGGGCAGATCGGGCGGACCGTCGTCTATGATCCGACCTATGTCCGCCTGGCCTATCCCGGCGGCGATGTGCCCATCGAGCGCGGCGTCTGCAGCGATGTGGTGATCCGCGCCTATCGCACCGCCTTCGGCCTCGACCTGCAGGAGAAGGTGCATCGGGACATGGCCGCCAATTTCGGAGCCTATCCCCATACCTGGGGCCTGCGCGGGCCCGACAGCAACATCGATCACCGGCGGGTGCCGAACCTGGAGGTCTTCCTGCGCCGCAAGGGGGCCCAGCTGCCGCCTGGAACCCCGTGGAAAGCCGGCGACCTGATCACCCAGCGACTTTTACCCGGTCGATATTCCCACATCCTCATCGCCACGGGTCGGCGGAACCTGCTGGGCCAGGAGATCATCGTCCAGAACAACGGCGCGGGCGCCAGGCTGGAGACGCCCCAGGCAGCGGCCGAGCTGTTCGGCCACTATCGGCTGGACCCGCGCAAGGCCTGA
- a CDS encoding MoaD/ThiS family protein, with product MARVLLFGRFADLAGWREKTIEVATLGDLRALLSSDPLLAEALAGPSVQIAVDKVLVRGDVALTALSEVAFLPPMSGG from the coding sequence ATGGCCCGGGTCCTGCTGTTCGGCCGCTTCGCCGACCTCGCCGGCTGGCGCGAAAAGACCATCGAAGTCGCCACCCTTGGCGACCTGCGCGCCTTACTTTCGAGCGATCCTTTGCTGGCCGAGGCCCTGGCCGGTCCCTCCGTCCAGATCGCCGTCGACAAGGTCCTGGTCCGGGGCGACGTCGCCCTGACCGCCCTGTCCGAGGTCGCCTTCCTGCCGCCGATGAGCGGCGGATGA
- a CDS encoding argininosuccinate synthase, producing MADKKIKKVVLAYSGGLDTSIILKWLQTEYQAEVVTFTADLGQGEELSPAREKALMMGIKPENIFIEDLREEFVRDYVFPMFRANTVYEGQYLLGTSIARPLIAKTQIDIARKVGADAVSHGSTGKGNDQVRFELGYYSLEPDITVIAPWREWDFKSREALLEFAEQHQIPISKDKRGEAPFSVDANLLHSSSEGKVLEDPAVEAPEFVHMRTISPEDAPDTPTIFTLDFERGDPVAIDGEALSPAALLTRLNQLGHDNGVGRLDLVENRFVGMKSRGVYETPGGTILLAAHRGIESITLDRGAMHLKDELMPRYAELIYNGFWFAPERLMLQAAIDFSQEKVTGQVRVKLYKGNVSIIGRSSPYSLYDQELVTFEEGKVAYDQRDAAGFIKLNALRLRGLAKRAKREA from the coding sequence GTGGCCGACAAGAAGATCAAGAAGGTCGTTCTCGCCTATTCGGGAGGGCTCGACACCTCGATCATCCTCAAATGGCTGCAGACCGAGTACCAGGCGGAGGTCGTCACCTTCACCGCCGATCTCGGCCAGGGCGAGGAGCTGTCGCCGGCCCGCGAGAAGGCCCTGATGATGGGCATCAAGCCTGAAAACATCTTCATCGAGGACCTGCGCGAGGAATTCGTCCGCGACTACGTCTTCCCGATGTTCCGGGCCAACACGGTCTATGAGGGCCAGTACCTGCTGGGCACCTCCATCGCCCGGCCGCTGATCGCCAAGACCCAGATCGACATCGCCCGCAAGGTCGGGGCCGACGCCGTCTCCCACGGCTCGACCGGCAAGGGCAACGACCAGGTGCGGTTCGAGCTCGGCTACTATTCGCTGGAGCCCGACATCACCGTCATCGCCCCCTGGCGCGAATGGGACTTCAAGAGCCGCGAAGCCCTGCTGGAGTTCGCCGAGCAGCACCAGATCCCGATCTCCAAGGACAAGCGCGGCGAGGCGCCGTTCAGCGTCGACGCCAACCTGCTGCACAGCTCCTCCGAGGGCAAGGTGCTGGAAGACCCGGCGGTGGAGGCCCCCGAGTTCGTCCACATGCGGACCATCTCGCCCGAGGACGCGCCGGACACGCCGACCATCTTCACCCTGGACTTCGAGCGCGGCGACCCCGTGGCCATCGACGGCGAGGCCCTGTCGCCGGCCGCCCTGCTGACCAGGCTGAACCAGCTGGGCCACGACAACGGCGTCGGCCGGCTGGACCTGGTCGAGAACCGCTTCGTCGGCATGAAGAGCCGGGGCGTCTACGAGACCCCGGGCGGGACCATCCTGCTGGCCGCCCACCGCGGCATCGAGAGCATCACCCTCGACCGGGGCGCCATGCACCTGAAGGACGAGTTGATGCCGCGCTATGCGGAGCTCATCTACAACGGCTTCTGGTTCGCCCCCGAGCGGCTCATGCTGCAGGCGGCCATCGACTTCAGCCAGGAGAAGGTGACCGGCCAGGTGCGGGTCAAGCTCTACAAGGGCAATGTCAGCATCATCGGCCGCAGCAGCCCCTACAGCCTGTACGACCAGGAGTTGGTGACCTTCGAAGAGGGCAAGGTGGCCTACGACCAGCGCGACGCCGCCGGCTTCATCAAGCTGAACGCCCTTCGCCTGCGCGGCCTGGCCAAGCGGGCCAAGCGCGAGGCCTAG
- a CDS encoding molybdenum cofactor biosynthesis protein MoaE, with translation MSATLQTAPFDPGQLLTAFSAGREETGAIASFTGLARAERGQTTALELEAYEGFTDVEIARIVNAAIQRFGLQDAMVVHRVGAIAPGEAIVFVACAAAHRRAAFEACDHLMDWLKSRAPFWKKEHGPDGARWIEPTDRDRTDAARWDRENEQ, from the coding sequence ATGAGCGCTACCCTGCAGACCGCTCCGTTCGATCCCGGTCAGCTGCTGACCGCCTTTTCAGCCGGCCGCGAGGAAACCGGGGCCATCGCCAGCTTCACCGGCCTGGCCCGCGCCGAGCGGGGCCAGACCACGGCCCTGGAGCTGGAAGCCTACGAAGGCTTCACCGACGTCGAGATCGCCCGCATCGTCAATGCCGCCATCCAGCGCTTCGGCCTGCAGGACGCCATGGTCGTCCACCGCGTCGGGGCCATCGCGCCCGGCGAGGCCATCGTCTTCGTCGCCTGCGCCGCGGCCCACCGCCGCGCCGCCTTCGAGGCCTGCGATCATCTGATGGACTGGCTGAAGTCCCGGGCCCCCTTCTGGAAGAAGGAACATGGCCCGGACGGCGCCCGCTGGATCGAACCCACGGACCGCGATAGGACCGACGCCGCGCGCTGGGATAGGGAGAACGAGCAATGA
- the moaB gene encoding molybdenum cofactor biosynthesis protein B — MSLTIGGKIDEAWAFKPVRVAVLTVSDTRDEESDTSGHLLAQRVTGAGHELADRKMVKDDVGDIRMQINAWVASGSVDAIVTTGGTGLTGRDVTPEAVRPLFDKEIDGFSVIFHLVSYQTVGLSTLQSRALAGIIGGVFVFCLPGSNGAVRDGWDKVIAAQLDSRHRPCNMVELMPRLLEA; from the coding sequence ATGAGCCTGACCATCGGTGGCAAGATCGACGAGGCCTGGGCCTTCAAGCCGGTGCGCGTCGCCGTGCTGACCGTCTCCGACACCCGCGACGAGGAAAGCGACACCTCCGGCCATCTTCTGGCGCAGCGGGTGACCGGCGCGGGTCACGAGCTGGCCGACAGGAAGATGGTCAAGGACGACGTCGGCGACATCCGCATGCAGATCAACGCCTGGGTGGCCTCCGGTTCGGTCGACGCCATCGTCACCACCGGCGGCACCGGCCTGACCGGCCGCGATGTGACGCCGGAAGCCGTGCGGCCGCTGTTCGACAAGGAGATCGACGGTTTCTCGGTGATCTTCCACCTGGTCAGCTACCAGACCGTCGGCCTCTCCACCCTGCAGTCGCGGGCCCTGGCCGGCATTATCGGCGGGGTCTTCGTCTTCTGCCTGCCCGGCTCCAACGGCGCGGTGCGGGACGGCTGGGACAAGGTCATCGCCGCCCAGCTCGACAGCCGTCACCGGCCCTGCAACATGGTCGAGCTCATGCCCCGGCTTCTTGAGGCATGA
- a CDS encoding MarC family protein produces the protein MSATDLFVNFFVALFALIDPIGNVPVFAAATAGALAAGRRMVALYICVFAFLFLAFFYFTGLTLLEFFGISLAAFRIAGGVILFLLGLDMARDDFTAKFADAAEIGEKEGAAAYARRRFERLVVPFAMPLLIGPGAISTVVIYASEAKALGWVGDAAAVAALFAVSFATMVCFWLTPVISRLLGRIGMTIIVRVLGLILCAMAVQFIIVGVADTTRGLITPAAAAPYAADR, from the coding sequence ATGAGCGCCACAGACCTCTTCGTCAACTTCTTCGTCGCCCTGTTCGCCCTGATCGATCCGATCGGCAACGTTCCGGTGTTCGCGGCGGCCACGGCCGGGGCCCTGGCGGCCGGGCGGCGGATGGTGGCGCTGTATATCTGCGTCTTCGCCTTCCTGTTCCTGGCCTTCTTCTACTTCACGGGCCTGACCCTGCTGGAGTTCTTCGGCATCTCCCTGGCCGCCTTCCGCATCGCCGGCGGGGTGATCCTGTTCCTTCTGGGCCTCGACATGGCCCGCGACGACTTCACCGCCAAGTTCGCCGACGCCGCCGAGATCGGCGAGAAGGAGGGCGCCGCCGCCTACGCCCGCCGCCGCTTCGAGCGGCTGGTCGTGCCCTTCGCCATGCCCCTGCTGATCGGCCCCGGGGCCATCTCGACGGTGGTCATCTACGCCAGCGAGGCCAAGGCTCTGGGCTGGGTCGGCGACGCGGCGGCCGTGGCGGCGCTGTTCGCGGTATCGTTCGCCACCATGGTCTGCTTCTGGCTGACGCCGGTGATCAGCCGGCTGCTCGGCCGCATCGGCATGACCATCATCGTGCGCGTGCTGGGCCTGATCCTCTGCGCCATGGCGGTGCAGTTCATCATCGTCGGGGTGGCGGACACGACGCGGGGCCTGATCACCCCGGCGGCTGCGGCCCCCTACGCGGCCGATCGCTAG